A window of the Gossypium hirsutum isolate 1008001.06 chromosome A05, Gossypium_hirsutum_v2.1, whole genome shotgun sequence genome harbors these coding sequences:
- the LOC107904183 gene encoding protein PIN-LIKES 3: MGFLDLLVVALVPILKVLLVTGVGLFLGIEKINLLGPEARDYLNKIVFYVLSPCLLLSNLAETITYKSLVTLWFMPVNVLLTFLVGSALGWILAKLTKTPRHLQGIVIGCCSTGNLGNLLLIVFPDICDESNSPFSKLSTCSTDAEAYASLSMAVGAIFTWAYAYPLVSSYVIKNTEHSSIQSSEPSPDSCTEPLLSPSYSQISEDNSVVLELPLTNMQDGKKMSFKEKIVRCIKCITSKIDLEKVFVPSTIASIAGLIIGIVSPFRKVLIADNAPLRVINSSAALIGQAAIPSMTLIMGANLLKGLKRSEMSLVVILGVVAVRNICLPLLGIGVVQAAHHLGVVGSDALYRFVLMFQYAVPPAINVGTMTQLFKSGQGETSVILLWSYSVASISLTLWSTLYMSLVSNSSTK, encoded by the exons ATGGGATTCTTGGATCTGTTAGTTGTGGCATTGGTGCCAATTCTAAAAGTGTTACTGGTAACTGGTGTTGGTTTGTTTCTTGGCATAGAAAAGATCAACCTGTTGGGGCCGGAGGCAAGAGACTACTTGAATAAA ATTGTATTCTATGTATTAAGTCCTTGCCTCTTACTCAGCAACTTGGCCGAGACGATCACTTACAAAAGTTTGGTTACCTT ATGGTTCATGCCAGTCAATGTTCTTCTAACATTTCTCGTTGGCTCAGCTCTTGGTTGGATTCTTGCAAAACTAACTAAAACTCCTAGACACCTTCAAGGAATCGTCATCGGTTGTTGTTCCACAG GAAACTTGGGAAACTTGCTTCTCATTGTTTTTCCAGACATATGCGATGAGTCAAATAGTCCATTTTCAAAGTTATCTACTTGCTCTACCGATGCCGAGGCATATGCTTCACTATCCATGGCA GTAGGAGCCATTTTTACTTGGGCATATGCGTATCCTTTGGTGAGCTCTTATGTTATTAAGAATACGGAGCACAGCTCTATCCAGTCCTCCGAACCATCTCCCGACAGTTGCACGGAACCGCTACTATCACCTAGTTATAGCCAAATTTCTGAAGACAACTCGGTGGTACTCGAACTGCCTCTAACTAATATGCAGGACGGAAAAAAG ATGTCATTCAAAGAGAAGATTGTTCGGTGTATAAAGTGCATTACGAGTAAGATCGACTTAGAGAAGGTGTTCGTACCATCGACTATTGCATCG ATAGCCGGGTTAATCATCGGGATAGTCTCTCCGTTCCGGAAAGTACTAATAGCAGACAATGCACCTCTTCGAGTAATCAATAGTTCAGCAGCTTTGATAGG GCAGGCAGCCATTCCATCAATGACCTTGATAATGGGGGCAAACCTTTTAAAAG GTCTAAAAAGATCAGAAATGAGTTTGGTGGTGATTTTAGGGGTAGTTGCAGTTCGGAACATTTGCTTGCCATTGTTGGGGATCGGTGTTGTTCAAGCTGCACACCATTTGGGGGTGGTTGGATCAGATGCTTTATATCGATTTGTTCTAATGTTTCAATATGCTGTTCCCCCTGCAATCAATGTCG GTACAATGACACAACTATTTAAAAGTGGACAAGGTGAAACATCTGTGATTTTGTTATGGTCATATTCTGTAGCTTCCATCTCTCTAACGCTTTGGTCAACACTGTACATGTCTCTTGTCTCTAATTCCTCTACCAAATAA